The stretch of DNA TAAAGGTGCTCCCGACCTCTCATCTGTGGAGGATGGACCCTGGGTTCACTGTCAAATGTAGCTACACTCTTGCCTGGGTCCCCTTGATGTCAGCTCCATGCCTTGCATATGCGAGACTACTAAATATTCAGAAATGCAAGCCACGGGTCAGAGATGGTTAACTAGCCTACCTGAGGAAGAAATAAACCTGGGACTTAGCACCCCCAGTAGAAGAGCAGGCTGAAAATCCACAAGAACAAAAATCCAGGAAGGTTACATCAATTGGAATTGGAATTGGAATTGGTTGGAATATTGTTACCTTAGCATCTCTCACAGTTGCTATTTCCAGGTAACTGTTGCCAACACATATTGAAACACTCCCCAGCTGATTTACTGAGATAAATCTATTGATTGGCTGCCAAAAGTGAGACCTAGTGACAATGCTTGCAAAGAGGATTACAGAACCTCCCGTCAGCCTCGGAATGGGCTGCTGCCAAgtacccggctggctcagttccCAGCTTTACGGCCTGTATGACTTCTTGCAGGAAAATGACTGGAGGCTTGGTATTaactaaaaataagttatattaaataacattttctacCTCAGCGCTCTGTGGATTTCTATAGGACTCACTTctgaaagacttttttaaagCCAGTTTGTTTTATAGTCAAACTAGTCCCAGATAGATTTCAGATAGGGTAAGAATTAATTAGTTGCTGTTCAGGTGGCAATTTGGATAATTCGTAAAGATGTTTATAAACATAGCATAATTCCCCGGCCTCTTTAGGCTCTCCAGAAAAtccatataaatgttaaaatttttaacttgagTTGAGGGCATAGAAACAGTTGGCAGCTTTTCTAGTCATTAATGAGGACACTTTCTTCTCAAAGTTGATATAGTCTTAAGCCTAATCAGAGaacatttcagtctttttaaCACCTTGGAAATCAGGATTTGGAATAATTCATGGTGTTTAACTTTATAATGCAAATGAATCTTAAGTTGAAAAAAAACTGATTAGACTCATGTACTGCCTTACATGTAGGAGATTTGTAAGGAAACTGTTGAATGAATACCTATATATTCTGATTATACAGATTTGCCTCTGTGTGATTCATCATCTGTCTGAAGGCTAAAAGAGTATTATTCCCCAAGTGTAGCATAAAATGCCCCGTCAGAATTCAACTCCAAATTCATAATACCTTTGGCAGGTACAATCAAAGCTTCATTCAGAGGTTGCTGAGATTCATTAGAAAGAGGACAATTCTTAAGGGACTTGACCTTGGATGCATATTAAAGTCACCTGAAGTAGTGTGAAAAATGCTGAGGCCTGGGTCCCATCTCAAAGCTTTTGAACCCTCTGGGGAATAGAGCTGAGGCACTGATGTTTTTTGAGAACTCTCCAATTGATTCTAGCAGCAGCCGGGGCTGAGAACCAGTGACTGaaaccttccaaaacagaaactACAATTAATCAGATCCCTCCCCCAATTAATCCAATCCTTTCCCCCATCCCCTGAATTCTCCACACATTCCCATCAAAAGATTGCTCTAAGGAAACATGAAATGCCTGTCTGGTCTTGAGCCTCCCAAGTAATAGAGCTGCTAGAAGCACAGAGGCCAGTCTCTGGGATGCTTGGGGGATGAGCTGATTTGGAACAGGGGGGTGACATAATAACTGCAGGTGGGCTATACATTATCAGAGCATAGGCTTTGTTCCCCACATCCACCCATGAAGCCGAAAGTTAGTTACTTGTGCCACTGCCAAAGGTAACTTGCTTCTTCCACGTTagcctgctttttcccttctCCCGAGCCAGCCTTTTCCCACCCTCCTCCATGCTGCAAATGGTCTAGCTATGTAACTACTAAAGAGGTCTATTGCTAACTAGCCCACCCATGAATACGGACTCTCCCATCATGGTTACTGGCATTGGAGTAATAGGACTTAATCTTGTCATCCCCAAGTCTTtaccctctttcccttcctttcaggGCACACTTTCATGAGGGAATGAGTAAGATAAGGAGAGGGGTTGATTCTACTGTATAGCAAGTGAGGACGGTACTGCGTCTTACAGTCTTACAGCAAGTCTCACAGACTTGCGGCAGTTGCTGCACGATTTTGTGCACTATATGCCTCAGGGGCTGATCTGACAGGGGATACCGAGTATCACTTCCCAAGACTCTCACCCTCACTGTCCAGTCATTGCTCCAACATTAACATGAAAACCCTTGTCCCAGGGCACAtgtcctcatttgcaaaattctCAGGAGGTGAGGATTATCAGCCTGGTATCACGGCCCAACAGTCTTTTCCTGTCTCCTTAACCCTAGAAGGATTAAGTGTTGATGGCAGTTGATGGTAGTTTATTTTTCGGTTCTGGCCTTAAGTAAACTTCTCCCAGCTCTTACATCCTGGATTGACTGTATTCCAAGTGTGTCACCACCAAGCAGGTGCTGGGCGATCAGATGACAGGTGTTGATCTGCTGCAACTGAGCAATTAGAGAATGTAAGAGTAATGCTATGGAACACGGTTTACACTGAGTGTTCAGAAAATCAAATATCTGTGTGCCTGCCTTATGTGTGCACTGCGTgtgtacacacaaacatacacacagataGATGTCTGTCCTACATGTAGTTACGTGCCCCCTTAAGTGACTTGggccttttcttctttattcttatttatctatCTCTTCTTTGACTGATTCATTGtatcattttcaaatagaaattAGGGGATAAGGAGGAGGGAAACAATAGCAAGACCTTTTGAAAGGTGGCTCCTGGGTGCTTTTGTGCTATAAATTCAAGTGAATCTAAAAGTAAAACCCTTTGGGTGTGTGGCAAGGTCTTATTCAGGAAATGCTGAAATCCCAGATATCAATGTGTAATACATATTCCCCTGGAATCCTAGGAATTAACGAGTTCAGGGGGATTAGCAGCATCAGGTATTATAGGTCAGTTGAGTCCTTTATGAAAGGCAACCCGGAAAGCTTCACCACCCCCAACCAACGCAGTCATTTTAAATCCCACCCCCATTGTTCCTTCACCTCACCATGGAGCGAGCAGAAGGGAAAGCAAGGAAGACAGCCGGGGCTCTCAATTACCCTTGCGAACCGGGAGAAAGCTTTGTTTGGCATTCAAGggcataaagaagaaataataaagtctctcccctccccctggcctcTTCCAAGCAAAGCACAGACTCCCACCAAAGCCCACTTAACATTTTATACAGACACGGGGACAAGGCAAGACAGCTGGACAAGAGGACAAGGCTGGAAGTTTTGCCACGTAGTGGAGCAGCCCTGGCGCGGGACATAAGCTCGCCAGCGCGGCCTCGACCAGGGGCCGCGGAGCTCCCCAGCCAAGCCCGGCGCGGTGGCATCAGATGACCACGCTGACTGTCACGGTCTGGCCGTGCGGCGCGATCTTGCGGGGCCAGGTGAGCAAGAGCTTGCGCAGCTCCTCGCGGAAGTTGTCGTGCAGCCAGGCGTAAATGAAGGGGTTATAGCAAGCCGAGCTCATGGCCAGCCAGTGGCAGAGCAGCTGCACTAACCCGAAGGCGTAGGGGTCGATGGCGTGCGGGTCGAGGTCCCGCAGCAGGTTGAAGACGTGCAGCGGCAGCCAGCAGACGGCGAACACCACCACGACCACCACCAGCAGGCAGAAGGTGCGGCGGCGCCGCGCACGGTCCCAGTCGGCCTGGCTCTGGGTCACGCAGCCCGGCACCACGCGGTTCCGCAGCTTCACGGACACCCGGACGTAGGACAGGAGGATgaccagcagggggagcaggtAGGTGAAGAGCAGCAGCCCCCAGGCGTAGAGCTGGCGCTGGCGCTCCTGAGACCCCCAGAACTCCTCGCAGAGGCGCACGCGGTGCGGCTTGAGCTCGACGTGGTAGGTGTGCACGGCGGCCCGCAGCGCCAGCACCGCGGACAGCGCCCAGATGGCCAGCACGGCGTAGGCGCTGAGGCGCAGCGAGATGCGCCGGCGCAGCGGGTGCACCAGCACGACGTAGCGGTCCACCGCGATGGTGGTGAGAGTGAACACCGACACGTACACGGTCACTGGCTGCAGGAAGAAGACCAGGTGGCACAGGCCGCCGCCGAACACCCAGCCGCGGGGCTCGAACGCGTAGGCCAGCGTGAGCGGCACGCAGGCGGTGCACATGAGCACGTCGGACAGGGCCAGGTTGCCGATGAGGAAGTTGGTCACGTTGTGCAGCCGACGCACCCGCGCGATCACCAGCACCAGGAGGCAGTTGCCCACCAGCCCCACGACCACCACGACGCTGTAGAGCAGCACGATCAGCCCCTTCAGCTGGTGCACCAGCTGCAGGCTTTGGAAAGGCGTGACGGCCTGAGCGCCTGCGCCCGCCGCGGACCCGTTGCCCGCCGAGGCCTCGGAGCTCTGGTTGGCAGGAATCGAGGCCGCTGGTGGCAACCCAGAGAATAAGTCGGGGACCGAGGGCCCCTGCGTCGGCAGCGAGGCCATGGCCACCTGTCCAAAGAGAGTCAAAGCCCGTCACTTCCCATTGTCCATCCATCCCCTCTCCTACCCCAATCgcgcctccctcccccacctcaatTACCCAACGCTGTCTTTTGGGTAACTGGCCAAAATAAATAACAGTCAGAAGggctgtcaccaccaccacccccgtgTAAAAATAAGTCTATGCGGGATTACGTGTGCACAGGTTATTTAAACGCCTCCTATTCAATGTAGAGGCGTCGCAGTCCACGCAGGTCAGACCCAGGAGCATGGTCCTACCTGGGGAGCGGGGCTCGGCGGGCGGGAAGTCGCtccggggagggaggggaccgGCTGTCCCCTAGCGGTCCTCAGCCCACGACGGCGGCGCAGTCCTCTCGCTTCTCCGCGGGAGCTGAACAGAGTCAGGAGTTCCCGGTGGGCTCGCAGGTTGGGGAGGGACTGGGAGCGcctcccctccgccccgccccccactccaGCGCTCCCTTGTATGGAAAACGGGGGCGGAGCGCGCACCAACCGACTCGGCGCTCAGACAACTAGAAAGCAGGACGGTGCGACGAGGAtggacacagaaggagaggaggggccgGCAAACCTGGGTCAGGGGGACCAGGGAGACTTTCCACTGCGGGCGCTGGCGGCGCCTTGGGAGAGTCCCGCCCGGGAGGAGGGTGCGGTGCACCGGGAGAGAAGAGCCGCGTCAAGCGCTGGGCTCCCAGGAGGACCCGGTGCAGTTTCAGTAAGGAAGGAGCAGGGCCAGACGTGGAGTGAGGGACGGGGCCCCCCGCGGGGTGCGAGCAAGAGATGAGGGACCCTGCTTAGAGTCTGGGCTGGAACGGATAGGACGTTCCCGCAGGGATTTGCACTTTAGAGTCTGGAGCTCGCCGCAGACCTTCAGGCCCTGGCCCTCCCcgggaccccctcccccctccccctccccctcccctaccccggaaccccttcccctcccccctccccctccccccccaggctGCGGCAGGGCCGAGAGCCGCGAATCCCGCCGGGTACCAGAGTTCAGCACAGCGGACAGCTCCGGCGCACGTGGGTCCGGCGCGGGGGCCCCTCGGGGAGCGCGGTTAAGGAGTCCCCGCGcctccctgggcctggcctgCTTCAAACAGCTGCCGGACCGCCAGGTTGCTGGGCGAGAAACAGAAGAGAGCAGTGAGGCGGAGTGGAGGAAGATAAGCAGGGGTCTCGGGGGTTAGAGGGTGGTGAGGTGCTCCTGCTGTGGGTCGCCGCACTTAGTGCCAATGACGACGCTGTCCTTTACCTCCCTGGGTCAGGAAATGCTGCCCTCATGCCAGTTACCCTACACAGGCACACCTcaatactatactatactatactatactatactatactatactatactataataCTGGCCTCCCAGTACTCCCCTACTCACCTTgtcgctctttttttttttttttttaaggattttatttatttatttgagagagagcgcgcacaagcggggtggggaggggcagaaggagaagctgactcccctgCTGCGCGgggacccaggaccctgagctcatgacttgAACCCAAGGtgaggctcatcccaggaccctgagctcatgacctgaactgaaggcagaggcttaactgactgagccacccaggcgcccctgctctTTCTCAGCTACCATGACCTACTCCTTATCTGCCTGACTCTCCCAGGCCTGTAGGCAAGTTCCAGGACTGGGACCCTACCCTCTTCCTCCTTACATAAGCACTCCTCATTTTAGGATTAAAGCTAATACTAATGATTGCAGGATTTCCACTAGGATAACAAAAGTAACAAACATTAGAGAAGCTTAAAAGTTATGTAAAACCTTCAGTAGCATTAAGTCATCGTTGAAATGCAAATTAACCTGGACCACTGTGGGGAGGGGGTCAAGGAAGGAGGCTTTGCAACCACCCTCCTTTGAAACTATCTCCTACCCCTCATCGTGCCCCCTCTGGTAAACTCTTGTCCTTTGTCCTCTGGCTCCAGATACCCTGGTTAGgttggaaagaagtaaaattagtCCACCCTACAAATTCATGTGATTGACTCATACAGGAGGGAAAGTCAACATCGGAAGAAAAGCAATCAATTTGATGCAACTGTATCTATTCTAAACCCACACTCCCTGAGTTATAATCGATTTCGTTAAAGCCAGTATGATATGGAGAAAAAACATCAGAATGAAACACAGGCTGTGCCTGCCTAATCCTTCCCCGGTGACGTTTCCCATCATGTTCACCAACAGGGTTATATGCACCCAAGGGCAGAGGcgctcttttgttttaaaatatcttaagcAGAGGAAATTGTGGTAATGAAGGTAAAAAAGGATTTGGGATGTAGCTAGGCCCCCATAACTAGAGGCATCATTCTGGTCCATATCATTGATACCataatactaaaaataacaaaaaagacaaccTTCTCAATATTTGCATGCCAATGTCAGTATTTGGAAGTTCATCACCGAGACACCTTCCAGACAAGAGAGTTGGTCATTTGCCGAGTTCCAGATCAACTCTAAGAGTGTTAGTGTTGTAAGCATTGTGAGgtaaaaaggaattaaacatCTAAGACCAGCATAGCCCACTTGAAATCTTTATTCTCTGTAGTCTTCACTGGAATTAAGGCTAGTCTCTATCTCAGCCAGGACATGACGATTAAACCATACCAATGTTCAGACTTCCCCGTACCCGTAGTGCTCCAAAAACCTGAGAGATCACAAGTAAACAAACAATTTTTCaagacaaatggaagaaaaatagcaTATAATATAGTAGATAGCAAATCACAGGATTTTATTACCTTCTCTTCTTCAAAAGCTTTCGGTGGCCCAACAAAGGAAGGCCAGGGCCTTCAGCATGGATTTCCAAACAACATGCACTCCTATTCTGAccctctctcatcttttttttttttttttttggtctggacTTCCACCTCTATCCATCTCtctcgatagatagatagatagatagatagatagatagatagatagataatagatttaAGCCAAACTAGACACTAACGCTAACATGTTCTCACCATTCCTGCCCAATACCTCTCTCAGGGGCTGTTCTCTTTCTCCAGAATCCTGGTTGCTTTGTCCCCACTCAACTCCACATTCTTCACATCCTGCAAAACCCAACTCAAAGATTATCCTGTCCTcagagtcttttcctttccatgaTCTTTCTGTCCTTTAttactttctacttttaaaaGCGTTTTAGCCCCTTGCCTCCACCAACCATgactgtaaattctttttttggatACCTATAATGTGACTGAACCCAGCAGATACCCAATACaggtgtgttt from Canis lupus familiaris isolate Mischka breed German Shepherd chromosome 28, alternate assembly UU_Cfam_GSD_1.0, whole genome shotgun sequence encodes:
- the PRLHR gene encoding prolactin-releasing peptide receptor, whose product is MASLPTQGPSVPDLFSGLPPAASIPANQSSEASAGNGSAAGAGAQAVTPFQSLQLVHQLKGLIVLLYSVVVVVGLVGNCLLVLVIARVRRLHNVTNFLIGNLALSDVLMCTACVPLTLAYAFEPRGWVFGGGLCHLVFFLQPVTVYVSVFTLTTIAVDRYVVLVHPLRRRISLRLSAYAVLAIWALSAVLALRAAVHTYHVELKPHRVRLCEEFWGSQERQRQLYAWGLLLFTYLLPLLVILLSYVRVSVKLRNRVVPGCVTQSQADWDRARRRRTFCLLVVVVVVFAVCWLPLHVFNLLRDLDPHAIDPYAFGLVQLLCHWLAMSSACYNPFIYAWLHDNFREELRKLLLTWPRKIAPHGQTVTVSVVI